One segment of Eretmochelys imbricata isolate rEreImb1 chromosome 5, rEreImb1.hap1, whole genome shotgun sequence DNA contains the following:
- the NUDT2 gene encoding bis(5'-nucleosyl)-tetraphosphatase [asymmetrical]: MALRACGLIIYRRLQAGSPSSKVGDNIEYLLLQTSYGTNHWTPPKGHVDPGEDDLQTALRETQEEAGLNSSQFTLIEGFKKELQYIVRSKPKTVIYWLAEMNDCNTEIKLSDEHQAFRWLKLEEACKCAEYKEMQAAFRAVHQFLCSKA; this comes from the exons ATGGCTCTAAGAGCATGTGGCTTGATAATTTACAGGAGGCTACAGGCGGGATCCCCTTCTTCTAAAGTCGGTGACAACATTGAATACCTTCTTCTGCAGACATCCTATGGCACAAATCACTGGACCCCTCCAAAAG GCCATGTGGATCCAGGTGAAGATGACCTGCAGACAGCCCTGCGGGAGACACAGGAAGAGGCTGGACTCAATTCTAGTCAGTTCACCCTCATTGAAGGGTTTAAGAAGGAACTGCAATACATCGTCAGAAGCAAACCCAAAACAGTCATCTACTGGCTGGCAGAAATGAACGACTGTAACACGGAGATCAAGCTCTCAGATGAGCATCAGGCTTTTCGTTGGCTGAAGCTGGAAGAGGCCTGCAAATGTGCTGAGTATAAGGAGATGCAAGCAGCATTCAGAGCTGTGCATCAGTTTCTTTGTTCCAAAGCGTAA